In a single window of the Esox lucius isolate fEsoLuc1 chromosome 22, fEsoLuc1.pri, whole genome shotgun sequence genome:
- the tubgcp3 gene encoding gamma-tubulin complex component 3, producing MATIDQKSPNVLLQSLCCRITGKSEAEVAHQFQYAVRVIGSNYAPTIERDEFLVSEKIKKELLKQRREGDAALFSELHRKLQTQGVLKQRWSVLYLLLSLCEDPRKPSRVGNYGALFAQALPRDAHSTPFYCTRPQSLPLSYPERLGPGAAQISTSMGTSGISSLGVYSLNGPTPTPQSLLAGHQPQSAGQQLGSRLAWALPTTPNASTLAPTSRAPLGPPALSNRAPRPRRDGDPTSEVGEGALVRDILYVFQGIDGKFIKMSNTENCYKIDSKVAVCKSLRDTSSRLAELGWLHNKIRKYTDSRSLDRAFGLVGQSFCASLHQELKEYYRLLSVLHSQLQVEEDQGVNLGVESSLTLRRLLVWTYDPKVRLKTLAALVDFCQGRKGGELASAVHAYGKTGDPQMRALVQHILSLVSHPILNFLYRWIYDGELEDTYHEFFVASDPTVKTDRLWHDKYSLRKSMIPTFITMDQARKVLLIGKSINFLHQVCHDRTSPGKILPAAKSVDSPKDAAELLSDLEGAFQGKIDAAYFETSKYLLNVLNQNYLLLEHLQAMRRYLLLGQGDFIRHLMDLLKPELARPATTLYQHNLTGILETAVRATNAQYDNAEILKRLDVRLLEVSPGDTGWDVFSLDYHVEGPIATVFTRECMNHYLRVFNFLWRAKRMEYILTDIWKGQMCNAKLLKSMPELSGVLHQCHILASEMVHFIHQMQYYITFEVLECCCDELWNKVEKAQDLDHIIAAHEEFLDSVISRCLLDSNSRSLLNQLRAIFDQIIEFQNAQDSLYRSALEELTLRLQFEERKKQKDAEGEWGVTAEQEAEENRRIQEFQETIPKMRSQLRILTHFYQGIVQQFLVLIMTSPDESLRFLSFRLDFNEHYRARDPRLRASLGATRSRRSSNI from the exons ATGGCTACCATAGATCAAAAGTCACCAAATGTCCTTCTTCAAAGTCTCTGCTGCAGGATCACTGGGAAAAGCGAAG CTGAAGTAGCTCACCAGTTCCAGTATGCAGTTAGAGTCATTGGGAGTAACTATGCTCCCACCATTGAGAGGGATGAGTTCCTAGTGTCTGAGAAGATCAAAAAAGAAT TGCTgaagcagaggagagagggtgatGCAGCCCTGTTCTCTGAGCTCCACAGGAAACTCCAGACTCAG GGGGTTCTGAAACAAAGGTGGTCCGTCTTATACCTTTTGCTCAGTCTCTGTGAAGACCCCAGGAAACCATCCAGA GTGGGCAACTACGGGGCACTCTTTGCCCAGGCCTTGCCCCGGGACGCCCACTCCACCCCGTTCTACTGCACTCGGCCCCAGAGCCTGCCTCTCAGCTACCCCGAGCGCTTGGGGCCCGGGGCCGCTCAGATCTCCACCAGCATGGGCACCAGTGGCATCAGCAGCCTGGGAGTGTACTCACTGAACGGGCCCACGCCCACACCTCAGTCCCTGCTGGCCGG GCACCAACCCCAGTCAGCAGGGCAGCAGCTGGGCTCTCGGCTTGCGTGGGCTCTCCCCACCACTCCCAACGCCTCAACCCTGGCACCTACCTCACGGGCCCCTCTGGGCCCCCCAGCCCTGTCCAACCGAGCCCCCAGACCTCGTCGTGATGGGGACCCCACCT CCGAGGTTGGCGAGGGGGCGCTGGTCAGAGACATCCTGTATGTTTTCCAGGGAATTGATGGCAAGTTCATTAAGATGAGCAACACTGAGAACTGCTACAAGATCGACTCCAAG gtggcAGTCTGTAAGTCTCTGAGGGACACCAGCAGCCGATTGGCCGAGCTGGGCTGGCTGCACAACAAGATCAGGAAGTACACAGACTCGCGCAGCCTGGACCGTGCCTTCGGACTGGTGGGACAGAGCTTCTGTGCCTCGCTGCATCAGGAGCTCAAGGAGTACTACAGACTACTGTCGGTGCTGCACTCGCAG ctgcaggtggAGGAGGATCAGGGGGTGAATCTGGGAGTGGAGAGCAGCCTGACCTTAAGGCGCCTACTGGTCTGGACCTACGACCCCAAGGTCCGCCTCAAAACCCTGGCCGCGCTCGTCGACTTCTGCCAAG ggaggaagggaggtgAGTTGGCATCAGCAGTCCATGCTTATGGGAAGACTGGAGACCCTCAGATGAGAGCTCTGGTGCAGCACATCCTCAGCCTGGTGTCCCACCCCATCCTCAACTTCCTGTACCGCTGGATCTACGACGGAGAGCTGGAGGACACCTACCAtgag TTCTTTGTGGCGTCTGACCCCACAGTGAAGACTGACAGACTTTGGCATGACAAGTACTCACTGAGGAAGTCCATGATCCCCACCTTCATCACCATGGACCAGGCCCGCAAG gttctTCTGATCGGAAAGTCCATTAACTTCCTACATCAGGTGTGCCATGACAGAACCTCGCCTGGGAAAATCCTCCCCGCCGCCAAGTCCGTAGATTCCCCGAAAGATG CCGCGGAGCTGTTATCCGACCTGGAGGGGGCATTCCAGGGGAAGATAGACGCGGCCTACTTTGAGACGAGCAAGTACCTGCTGAACGTCCTCAACCAGAACTATCTCCTGCTAGAGCACCTGCAGGCCATGAGACGGTACCTTCTGCTGGGACAGGGGGACTTCATACGCCACCTGATGGACCTGCTCAA ACCAGAGCTGGCCCGCCCAGCTACCACGCTGTACCAGCACAACCTGACGGGCATCCTGGAGACGGCGGTGAGGGCCACCAACGCCCAGTACGACAACGCCGAGATCCTCAAGAGGTTGGACGTCCGCCTGCTGGAG GTGTCTCCCGGGGACACAGGCTGGGACGTCTTCAGTCTGGACTACCACGTAGAGGGGCCTATCGCAACG GTGTTCACACGGGAGTGCATGAACCACTATCTGCGGGTGTTCAACTTCCTGTGGCGGGCCAAGCGCATGGAGTACATCCTCACAGACATCTGGAAGGGACAGATGTGCAACGCCAAGCTGCTCAAGAGCATGCCAG AGCTGTCTGGCGTGCTACACCAGTGTCACATCCTGGCCTCTGAGATGGTCCACTTCATCCACCAGATGCAGTATTACATCACCTTTGAG GTGCTGGAGTGTTGCTGCGACGAGCTTTGGAACAAGGTGGAGAAGGCCCAGGACCTAGATCACATCATCGCTGCCCACGAGGAGTTCCTGGACTCTGTCATCTCCCGTTGCCTACTGGACAGCAACAGCAGG TCGCTGTTGAACCAGCTGAGGGCCATCTTCGACCAGATCATCGAGTTCCAGAATGCCCAGGACTCTCTGTACCGCTCCGCCCTGGAGGAGCTCACGTTGAGGCTGCAGTTTGAGGAGCGCAAGAAGCAGAAGGATGCTGAG GGTGAGTGGGGCGTGACTGCGGAACAGGAGGCCGAGGAGAACCGGAGGATCCAGGAGTTCCAGGAGACCATACCAAAAATGCGCTCTCAGTTACGGATACTGACGCACTTCTACCAG GGCATAGTGCAGCAGTTCCTGGTGCTGATAATGACCAGTCCAGACGAGAGTCTGCGCTTCCTCAGCTTCAGGCTGGATTTCAACGAGCACTACCGGGCCAGGGACCCGCGTCTGAGGGCCTCGCTCGGGGCCACCAGGAGCCGACGGTCCTCCAACATCTGA